In Pithys albifrons albifrons isolate INPA30051 chromosome 6, PitAlb_v1, whole genome shotgun sequence, a single genomic region encodes these proteins:
- the BMP4 gene encoding bone morphogenetic protein 4 isoform X1, giving the protein MDCADMPCLLDTMIPGNRMLMVILLCQILLGGTNHASLIPETGRKKVAELQGQAGSGRRSAQSHELLRGFETTLLQMFGLRRRPQPSKSAVIPSYMLDLYRLQSGEEEESLQEISLQYPERSTSRANTVRSFHHEEHLETVPGPSEAPRIRFVFNLSSVPENEVISSAELRLYREQVEEPSAAWEGGFHRINIYEVMKPLSERAQAITRLLDTRLVHHNVTRWETFDVSPAVIRWTKDKQPNHGLVIEVTHLHHAQTHQGKHVRISRSLPQGRGDWAQLRPLLVTFGHDGRGHALTRRARRSPKHQRSRKNKKNCRRHALYVDFSDVGWNDWIVAPPGYQAFYCHGDCPFPLADHLNSTNHAIVQTLVNSVNSSIPKACCVPTELSAISMLYLDEYDKVVLKNYQEMVVEGCGCR; this is encoded by the exons ATGGACTGTGCTGATATGCCTTGCTTGCT AGACACCATGATTCCTGGTAACCGAATGCTGATGGTCATCCTACTATGCCAAATCCTTCTAGGAGGTACTAACCATGCTAGCCTGATCCCCGAGACCGGCAGGAAGAAAGTGGCAGAGCTTCAGGGACAAGCCGGATCCGGACGCCGCTCTGCCCAAAGCCATGAACTCTTGCGGGGTTTCGAAACAACTCTGCTGCAGATGTTTGGGCTGCGAAGGCGGCCTCAGCCCAGCAAGTCAGCCGTCATTCCTAGTTACATGCTGGATCTCTATCGACTCcaatctggagaagaggaggaaagccTCCAGGAAATTAGCCTGCAGTACCCTGAGCGATCGACCAGCCGGGCAAACACCGTGAGGAGTTTCCACCATGAAG aGCACCTGGAGACCGTGCCGGGTCCCAGCGAGGCGCCCCGGATCCGCTTCGTCTTCAACCTCAGCAGCGTGCCGGAAAACGAGGTGATCTCCTCGGCGGAGCTGCGGCTGTACCGGGAGCAGGTGGAGGAGCCGAGCGCGGCGTGGGAGGGGGGCTTCCACCGGATAAACATTTACGAAGTGATGAAGCCGCTGTCGGAGCGCGCTCAGGCCATTACGCGCCTGCTGGACACGCGTCTGGTGCACCACAACGTGACGCGCTGGGAGACCTTTGATGTGAGCCCGGCTGTGATCCGGTGGACCAAGGACAAGCAGCCGAACCACGGGCTGGTGATCGAGGTGACCCACCTCCACCACGCACAGACTCATCAGGGCAAACACGTCAGGATTAGCCGATCTTTACCTCAAGGGCGCGGGGACTGGGCGCAGCTCAGGCCGCTCCTGGTCACTTTTGGGCACGACGGGCGAGGCCACGCGCTGACCCGCAGAGCCCGGCGGAGCCCCAAGCACCAGCGTTCCcgcaagaacaaaaaaaactgCCGCCGCCACGCCCTCTATGTGGATTTCAGCGACGTGGGCTGGAACGACTGGATCGTGGCACCCCCGGGGTACCAGGCGTTTTACTGCCACGGGGActgccccttccctctggcCGACCACCTCAACTCCACGAACCACGCCATCGTGCAGACGCTGGTGAACTCCGTGAACTCCAGCATTCCCAAGGCCTGCTGCGTGCCCACGGAGCTCAGCGCCATCTCCATGCTCTACCTGGATGAGTATGACAAGGTGGTCCTGAAAAACTACCAGGAGATGGTGGTGGAGGGGTGCGGGTGCCGCTGA
- the BMP4 gene encoding bone morphogenetic protein 4 isoform X2 yields MIPGNRMLMVILLCQILLGGTNHASLIPETGRKKVAELQGQAGSGRRSAQSHELLRGFETTLLQMFGLRRRPQPSKSAVIPSYMLDLYRLQSGEEEESLQEISLQYPERSTSRANTVRSFHHEEHLETVPGPSEAPRIRFVFNLSSVPENEVISSAELRLYREQVEEPSAAWEGGFHRINIYEVMKPLSERAQAITRLLDTRLVHHNVTRWETFDVSPAVIRWTKDKQPNHGLVIEVTHLHHAQTHQGKHVRISRSLPQGRGDWAQLRPLLVTFGHDGRGHALTRRARRSPKHQRSRKNKKNCRRHALYVDFSDVGWNDWIVAPPGYQAFYCHGDCPFPLADHLNSTNHAIVQTLVNSVNSSIPKACCVPTELSAISMLYLDEYDKVVLKNYQEMVVEGCGCR; encoded by the exons ATGATTCCTGGTAACCGAATGCTGATGGTCATCCTACTATGCCAAATCCTTCTAGGAGGTACTAACCATGCTAGCCTGATCCCCGAGACCGGCAGGAAGAAAGTGGCAGAGCTTCAGGGACAAGCCGGATCCGGACGCCGCTCTGCCCAAAGCCATGAACTCTTGCGGGGTTTCGAAACAACTCTGCTGCAGATGTTTGGGCTGCGAAGGCGGCCTCAGCCCAGCAAGTCAGCCGTCATTCCTAGTTACATGCTGGATCTCTATCGACTCcaatctggagaagaggaggaaagccTCCAGGAAATTAGCCTGCAGTACCCTGAGCGATCGACCAGCCGGGCAAACACCGTGAGGAGTTTCCACCATGAAG aGCACCTGGAGACCGTGCCGGGTCCCAGCGAGGCGCCCCGGATCCGCTTCGTCTTCAACCTCAGCAGCGTGCCGGAAAACGAGGTGATCTCCTCGGCGGAGCTGCGGCTGTACCGGGAGCAGGTGGAGGAGCCGAGCGCGGCGTGGGAGGGGGGCTTCCACCGGATAAACATTTACGAAGTGATGAAGCCGCTGTCGGAGCGCGCTCAGGCCATTACGCGCCTGCTGGACACGCGTCTGGTGCACCACAACGTGACGCGCTGGGAGACCTTTGATGTGAGCCCGGCTGTGATCCGGTGGACCAAGGACAAGCAGCCGAACCACGGGCTGGTGATCGAGGTGACCCACCTCCACCACGCACAGACTCATCAGGGCAAACACGTCAGGATTAGCCGATCTTTACCTCAAGGGCGCGGGGACTGGGCGCAGCTCAGGCCGCTCCTGGTCACTTTTGGGCACGACGGGCGAGGCCACGCGCTGACCCGCAGAGCCCGGCGGAGCCCCAAGCACCAGCGTTCCcgcaagaacaaaaaaaactgCCGCCGCCACGCCCTCTATGTGGATTTCAGCGACGTGGGCTGGAACGACTGGATCGTGGCACCCCCGGGGTACCAGGCGTTTTACTGCCACGGGGActgccccttccctctggcCGACCACCTCAACTCCACGAACCACGCCATCGTGCAGACGCTGGTGAACTCCGTGAACTCCAGCATTCCCAAGGCCTGCTGCGTGCCCACGGAGCTCAGCGCCATCTCCATGCTCTACCTGGATGAGTATGACAAGGTGGTCCTGAAAAACTACCAGGAGATGGTGGTGGAGGGGTGCGGGTGCCGCTGA